The sequence accgagtcATTTTGAGCTTCGCAAGAACGTAGCATTTCTGGGAAAGGTATGGTCTCTTCATTCCCACTTCTATCTTGGACTTATCACGATTTAAGGTGTAAGCAAGCGGATAAGGGAAACTCTGGGGGAGGCTAAGGATTTTCAGACTTCAAAAAGATTGAAAGGGCTCTGTGTAAGAGAGGTGACCTCTTGCTGTCtttcttatatgaagggcaaaacgggAGGCATTTAACCTATCCATATTTCCAAGAAAATCGGGAAATGAGAATatacccgttccacttccctACACCGTCAATAACCATcgaatttaaatggtctcgtaaagggaaatcattaaaggcgTGTTTTGGATAATCAAACGGCAGGAACACATTACGAATGaattcagaggaatgtctcATAGCCCGGTATGTTTCCTAGGTAGATGAAGAGATACCAGCATTAATGAAGGACAGAGTTAAACGAgccgtaataaaggcttggcattaccaaaaccctcctctccaactaagaggtcggacagcaggattttgaggggctattgtggggccgggggacttatgatccggcccacatTCTATTAGggctcagggcccgtgccgaggagagtGTGTGCCAAGGATGAGTGATGAAAGGCCGAGGTGTCaaggggaacagctgaggacgaccctatcctcggcactctaggacttcaaagggaagagcaacgtctcgatgaaagctatccccaaacagccccttgaaggagatgcgagtagaatggggCCTACGTGGAGGTATGGTGCAAAATTGGTTCAAGGTAAacacgtcccctccgcattaaatgcaccagtCTGCGTCCTgaccatattaatgagaaaagacgcttgagCAGGGcaacttcgatcatcgcaactaacagaaagtaaggaGGGACaactgatgggacgggtacagaagtaggcacctgcctgaccaacaagtggagggctaagatcaaccaagaagagctatataatgtaaaggttaATGCACCAAGAAAGAGGCtgagaaaaatggccaaaaaccaaagcctcccagcccgcctccaggagaaagactcctagggcgaacacaatttaattatgtatgaccACCATGGAAAACTATCGTCTTGTGActgaggcctagccttttaaacccacgctctacaaatgatattgtttgggcctttttacgtgcgaacccaacactgttatgggttgttacaaatcgtgtccttacatagaTAAATGGAGAATAggatattaattttaatatatatatatatatatatatatatataccataattggttgactaatttgaacatatcaaaaaataattataaaaaaaatgtgcttCCTCATTCCATTGAACACATGTAATAtgttatattaaattaaattgttatataattatataattttagattttttttttctaaatataagtataattcctatattattgaaacttgaatattaatgtaattttttgaatatttattgtAGGGCCCTTGGGCCCAGAAGTTCATTATCTACCCATATATTGGGCCTGTGACCCAAGCTAAGAATAAGGATCTGCCCGAGGAGGAGAAGTCTTCGTCAAACAAGACTGTGTTAATGACTAAAAGGTGGGACTTGGTCATAATAGCTCAAGAGAGTGTGACAAGGATGAAGGAGTCCTCAACTAGACAAAGTCGAGGTCCTAAGAGATGGTTTATCAATAAGAGTGACGATCCCGAAAATTCAGTTGTTATCAATAAGAGTGATGATCCCGAAAATTCAGTTGGAGCGGACAAGCATTACAGAGACATCAGATAAGGAGAAATCCCAAAATATCTTAGATAAAAGCTACTGCctttgcattaaatgcactataGCTAACTCTCTAGTcgcattaatgtagaggtgatacctgaacagtggatttcagccttacagctactacgtAAGGACTTCTGGGGAgcgctgatgggacaagtattcaAACCAACCGTCTAGAATGCACatggaaggtggagatgaagGGAAAAGACAATATAAAATGAGAAGGAATCAGTGAGAAAAGGGGATCgaaaaaatgaggaaagaaACACTGTAACAATTAAGAATCAATCTTGTAACGTTACCTAAAAGCACTATATAAAAACCATTATCCTCAAATTTTGCCAAGGACGTCCTTTCTTTAGCACACACTCAtgtattttcattcttttgacATCAAACTTACCTAACTTGTTGTTCAACTAACTAAAGCCCAGTTTTTCTAACTCatttctttacaaattcattgttttgggctttttgaaCCTAAATTCATTCATAAATTAGGCTTGGATCTTGAATTTGGTCCccacatttattatttttattttttttagggttcaTATCTTTAATTTCTAATGccaattttgtttgtattttttaacccaaaactAAAGAGCTAGGccaaataaagtaaaatttcatatttttaacccaaaaattaagaataaaaaattgagccaaaaactaaaaatcaaccTACAAGAATAATCAATTTAAATCTCAATTAGTCCAAAATTGACTAAATTGACCAAGTGAGCTGAAGTGGACTAAATGGACTAAAGTAGACTAAATGAACCAAAGTAGACTGAATATACCAAAGTAGACAAAAATGGACTGAATTGACCATAATGGACCAAAATACTACTAACAGTatcactaaaaaataattaggaattttttaattatgttgttGATGTGAAACTAACTAATCACATcactttgtaaattttttagttaGAAAATGATATCGTTAGTGTTCTTTTTTActactaaaaatttaaatgaaaacattcataagatgcattatttaaaagatgttattgtttgattaatattaatttttttaaaaagctcaAATGACttcatttactaataaatttggtcaaaataaataaattaactcatttaattaattactaataGATTTTTGTACTAAAGTGGAcaaaaatggaccaaaatgcTATACTGATGTGGCTCAGTAAGAGCATACTacatttcaacttttagatattatatagattagAGAGTTGCAAtgtaaccaaaaaataaatcctaatGTAGTGAAGTGTATATGTGTTGTCTCTTCTTTAATCTTGCGCAATCCAATTTTAACAAAGAGAGAAACCAACACACAGCAAGTGGCTAATAATTCCCAGAAATACTCCTATAATGCTCCATTTCAGTCCGCTCATTACTTGCTGCTCCACTCCACTACGCTCATAAGACCTTAAGCTAGTGGGCTAGAAACAAATATGAGCCAACCCAAACAATATTTAAGAAGTTTGTGTGTTCAGGAGCACAGGACAACTTGGCTAACCTAAGTTTGGAACCGTGTATTTGCAACAGAGGGAGATAACTGAGAAGGCAAGGACTAGAGTAAGTCATTAGAGTTCCCAACAGAGGGCTAGAGTCAGTTATCAAATTAAGACATTGGGCCACCCTATATAGGTCTACGCATATTTGGAACTCTAAATTATATTCTGGCTACCCATGCCTCCTCCCATTGAAACATCAAAAGGCTAACGCCAGTGATCGAACGCTCAACACCctttcttttatctcttaaGACCCATCTTCTCTGCATTACAACCTCTTTCCTACCCTTTGTAATTTGAATTTCCTGTAATATACTCCTATCCATCAATTCGCAATAACGGGAACCTAAGAGCCCATTTCATCAAAATACAGAACTGTGCATTCCTGCTAAGCTAGTCCAACCATGCACCTGAACAAAATGACCATTATgataaaaagaaacaatatcCAACCTGCAGACTATGTCAACAAAATTCATGATGACTAAGAAAAAACTAACCTTTCTTCCCTATTAATAGGAAAAGtattttgcaaaaataagaaaacataaTAATTCCCAAAGAAGAACAGAACTCCCAAAGCTGCAAGCCAGAGAGAGACAGGAGCtgcaggggaaaaaaagaagaaggaaaatacACTATGCTCTGtactagtttttcttttgtgtaGCTTCACCGGTCCAGTAATTTTTGACAGCAACGAGAATTTTCTCGGGATTGAAGGGTCCACTTTCATGGTCCATAATCTGGCTCTTCCATCTCATCCCATCTGTTATAGCCTTAATCTTCACAAGGACCTCTACTGTATCTCTAAATATAACTGTCCCTTCTGGCCTCAAAATTCTATCCATTTCTAGCAGAATGTAGGAGATGTCACACCTTCaatacacaaacacaaattcagccaaaatataaaaaattaccagACCAAAGATCATTGAGCATATAGTGTGCATCTGTATCTCAAATTTTACCTGTCCTGATATATGCTGAACACACCACCTGCATGTATGAGATCATAGGTTCTTGGATATGTTGAGAATGCCTCACACCAATCTTGGTATGTCCCAATGAAACCTCGTTCGTAAATTACACCTAGAGTGTCCTGGTTCGAGTTGGCAGGAACCACATTCATAACCCACACAGGATACTTTACCAAGGCTGCAGCAAATCCACCAAGGTAGGCATTCATGTCCATTATATTCCTGTATCGTCCCTGTGCTAGGGGTAGGTTCCGCTTGTAATGTGTCACCCTGTCCTTCCATAGTTCATTGTCTTCTCGGAAATTTTCAGCACTAATGCCTGGAATTGAGCCAGTGCTAATTCTAGGAGGGATGGCAAAAGCGCGCTGGGGCCACTTCTCCAAAGCTCCACCAGCAACTTCATCTGAGCTGCTTGCCTCTGGTAGTGGGGTTATGCAAGTTTCCATATTTCTGTACCTTTTCAGCAAAATTGATGCAAAGATAAATAGAGTCAACCACAATAGTTTTAGTATTATCAGAACAAATGATAGCATGAAAGATGATGAGATGGTAGTACCAAGCAGCGTCTGGATTGTCCGATTTGCATATATGTGGTGTTTTATAAACCTTCTTTCTCTTGTTGCATTCAATGTGGTTGATGGGCTTTTGCCATATTGCAAGATCATTTTTTTCAATCACTTTCTTCCAGCAAAGGCTCTTAGCAACACCCTCAATTGCATCTTGCTCTTGTTTCAAATCTTCTTGGGTTCTTTCCCATCCTCTCCAGTATCTCTTCCAGCGGATAGGAGGGCCAGAAAGAATCCAGTAACCACCAGGCCTTAGAACTCTGTCCACTTCAATTAGATACATACCATCTGTAAAAATCAAAAGATCTCAgatgaaacatttttttatgcCACACAGATAAATGAGGATGGTTGAAATTGATGATAGGtttagttttttcaatttgtattttgttaagCATGAAGGAGAATGTTTCTATCTCCCTTATTGTTTGATGTTTCAAGTTTGTGAACcaacaaaagatacaaaaattcTTACCAAATTTATACCAAGGTATCAAGCAACGGGAACAGTGAGCCATATCAAAAGCCCTAGCTGGGTATGGAAGCCTCTGAGAAGCCATGATGCCAATCATAGCTGGAACTCCCCGCTCCAATGCAAACTGGACCTGTGCTTCATGCGTGTCCCTTGGTGCAAAAGACATTGCCAGGATGTCCCTCCTCAACAGGTAAGCACCCCAACTTGCTACCTTAATTCCCACAACCAAGAGGTGTAGGGGGAAAACATATTAGCAAATTGCATGTCATATATACTTGgaaatcacaaatcaattaaAACTACAGGTAGCTTAAGGAATATTTAGAAGTCTTTGGTTAAGTCCTCATTTGCCGTCCCaagtaattttaaaaacaaaatataaaaaaaaagttgaaacgaAATATCAAGCCAGAAATGATGCTGATTTTCTTACACCACAGCCAGTATCTATGGCAGTTCTGATACTTCCACTTGTGAGAGGAATGAGTTCGTTAATGTCATCAATATAAGCATCAGCTCCACGGGGGAACATGGTGCCTCCTCCAGGGAATCTGAAACGATCACCCTCGACTTGAATCCAATTCTGAACAGCCTTCTCAATGCTGAGCGCTCTATGGGGAATATTGTCGTACCAAGCATAGTCTCGACTCTGAGGCCATTTGAAAGGGGTCTTATATTTTGGTGGAGCAGGTATCTGGCAATGGAGGAGCTCTTCCTTGGCAGGGCAATGCCGCTCTCTGTATTTCAACATGGTGCGATCAAATTTCCTTCCCCTTACAGGATCTTGGCAAGGAGTGTATTCACTATAGGACATATCACAAGGTGGGAACTTCTGGACTCCACCAGAGTTGTTGATCTCAACTTGATGATGGCTTTGAAAGTCCAATgtatttgatgatgatgatgatgatgataagggTACACCATTCCCTGCTGGAGGTACATCACAACCGACTCTATTGTAGGCCTCAGATCGATTGGTGGGAGCAGGAGTATTCTGCCAAGCCCCAAAAATGTAAGACAAAATGCAAAGCCCACTAACCCCTAGGATCCAAGAGAGCCGCTTCCTCTTTGCTTCCAGCTGGTGATGCTTTGGGGATCCACTGTACTCCTTAGCCATTCCTACTtctgcaaaaaacaaaaatcacataaataaaTCTCAAGAGAAACTAAATACACtcatttctttccttttaaaacAGAGGAGAATCATTACTGGATAATGCTGTTTATAAATTTCTTGAAAAGTAGACATTACACACAACTTAATAATAACCATTTCCCCTtctgaaaaaacaaaaccaaaaaataaggaAAGGATACAACAAGTGTACGACAATCAAAGTCAACAGCTGATAAATCAAATGAACTGcagaaacaaatgaaaaaaaaaattgtaaagtgaAGATAATGGGCTCAAAATGGAGATTAAACAGAGGAAGAATACTAATGGAAGGCAGTTCCAGAAGCCACTATTTTAGGTTTCACagagagaccaaaaaaaaaaaaagagtactgGAAAAGAACAgctcaaaacatgaaaagatTAAAACTTggaagacaaaaacaaaatctgaaAAAGGTGGACAGAAAATTAGAGATATTTTAGATCCCACTCCCAACAAGGCTGCCGGTACTGTACAGGACtaggaaatgaaaagaaattaattaaaatccGAAGTAAAACAAAGAAGGAAATGAAATTGAGTAAATGGCATGGCAAGTGGCAACTCACAGTCCAAACATACCTCCCCTTCCAacaatagaaaatcaaaagccaaaaaaatcagagaaaaaGTTACTTCCTCTCCCCCCTTTCTTCCATCCACTTCATAAAGCTCTAGAAAGAAATGAACTTTGCAGAACCTtttcttttgctctttttttttttttttttggttataaacccaacaaaaataaataagaaaaaagaagtcaCTTGGATCTTCAGGGAAACACACAGGAAACACCAAACATCTAACGCAGTGTTGGATTATTTAAAAACAGTAATAAGAAAGAGACAGAAGCATACCTGAACGTGATACTTGATGTTAAATTCAGCTAAAGAGTCAGAGATTCTTCTCCCAACGAAAAGTATTTACTAGcacttctccaaaaaaaaaaaaaaaaagtatttactGGCAAGTGAACATGGAGCTCCTTGGTATTCgagtcttttttttctcctttttcttttgatttgtaGTTGGAAATAGaattaattacaaataaatatacacacatTATACGTACATGACAAAATTTGGAGTACGAGAATGACACATGAATGTAGCCTGGGACACGGGGaaggtagagagaaaaaaatagaggccaaaagtttaaaatgatgggtcacaaaaaagagaagggAAGGTGCAAATACTCCGCCATTACAGAACTGCTGATTGGTGAGGAGAACTGAACATActtttttatgatatatattcaaaacaaacagtgaaagagaaaaaaaaaaaaaaaagcagagatgggatattgttgtttttttattagtatttgttattgtattttagttttgtttttagttttttagtttttcaggTATTAAGAAATGAGAACAGAAGGGACGAGGAGAGCGTGGATTTGGTCTACAGGATATAGCGAGTGGCATCATATAAGTTTTCGAAGGAGAGTGACTAGCCTCATTTTCCTCCCCACCGTTAgctctttccttttcctttcttctcctaGCTAAACATTAGAATATTGTAACTAGCCCCCCTCTTTTTTAGGTTGGTAAATAATCCAACCTGTCTAAATCTAAAAGCCACAACGGAGAATGTGTTTAAATATAGCACTGATTTTTGCACATGGTGGGTGCACACAGTCTATTAAGGTTGCATTTGGGATAGTTTAGATTGAGCgggctttttttattatttagtttattttttatattatttatgagttttattataatttttggtaTTAGTCATGGGTTTTGttatactattttagctaatttttagttttatctacaatttttttagcaaaaaattttcaattttagctaaataaatTGTTCCCAAACGAACtataaattacataaaatcgtatgttcaaaacacaatttcaattttccctccaaaaaaagaaaaacatgatttcaatttAATTGTGAAGATATtcacaatttcaattttttttttgaaacccacaatttcaaaattatgacCAAATAacctatatatattttcaattatttgtttattggttcaaaattaatataaatacaATTGAATCTAAAGTATTACAAATTTGCATATATATAAACTAGGTTCATCACACGCAATTTACGCATGCAATaatgcaattatttatttatttatttttgtttagtgttataatgtttaaattGATATACCAAATTTAGATAGCCAAATTTACCAAACTGATTAGTTATACCAATGATGTAAAAGCCCATTTCAGTTTAAGATGGTACCAACCATATTGCAATAATAAAGtgctacaaaaaaataaaatttgacacgAAGATGTGGTTACTAAGGGAAAActctaatgaaaaaaattctaatggCGATTTATAGCTTATCACCAAATTAACTAAAGAATTCACTTTAGTAGAATGGAATTACAACAATACAAGAATATACCCGATCATAATATTGCTACCTATATTAGGACTTATGTGACCACATACAACTCCAACCTAGTTGAACTTTCTATCTCATGAATCTTCTTGGAGCTAGCACAGATACCCTATCAGTGTCTACACTTATAACATAAGCTTGATTGAAGTAGGTTTTTCGTATAGCAACTTCACCTGGGACACTCTTGGATCTTCAATATGGTGCCGGAGATTTTACTTGGCACAAACCCTTAACACACAAATGTTATTCTCCCTTTTGTTCATGATGGCCTAAGATATCTTTAAATACGTTATGGAACCATAGTGTAGGGATCCTTAGGTCTTTGGTCATCATGGGCCACAAACTAAGAAAACAATTTGCCCAAGGTTTGATCGTTCAACTAgagtcaagctttaatgaaggTCAATCAATTGAGCAACAATTCAGCATAAAGGCAATAGAATTAACTAGTTTTGAGCAATTTTATGTGTCTTCAATGTAGATCTTCAGCCACTAATCTAGACACTAAAACTTACAACTCAATTAttgttggatatttttataaaaaatattatatttaattttatactcATTTATGTGTATCAATTATCCCTTAATGTCAAATACGTTGATtgctaaatttgaaaattcaaatataattcaaaatttgaatagttTTTGTCAATGGTTTTAATCAGAAAATTTATGAACATTAACGTGATATTAATACCACAATTGCCAGCATATTTggttttattacaaatatatacttTTCATTCTAAACGTTTTGTATTCAAATGTTCTTAATTGAATATGACATAATAACGTTATATATGGAAGAATTTCAGCACTTAAATGTACAGCTATTActgaattattttatgttacCATATATAAACAAGTGTTTACTATTTGGTTTAAGGAAAGTCAAAAACAAATGGCaatatttatgcatatttgaaaattgtattACACGGTTAGCTTTTAGTCTTCAGCCACTTTATGAGACATTAAATGCATAGATCATGattgtttcttttcttgttctCAACATACAAAAGGCTGGCAAAGAATTGATATCCggtctatataatatatatatatattaagaaagccattgattatattattaatttcaata is a genomic window of Quercus lobata isolate SW786 chromosome 2, ValleyOak3.0 Primary Assembly, whole genome shotgun sequence containing:
- the LOC115975129 gene encoding probable methyltransferase PMT18; the encoded protein is MAKEYSGSPKHHQLEAKRKRLSWILGVSGLCILSYIFGAWQNTPAPTNRSEAYNRVGCDVPPAGNGVPLSSSSSSSNTLDFQSHHQVEINNSGGVQKFPPCDMSYSEYTPCQDPVRGRKFDRTMLKYRERHCPAKEELLHCQIPAPPKYKTPFKWPQSRDYAWYDNIPHRALSIEKAVQNWIQVEGDRFRFPGGGTMFPRGADAYIDDINELIPLTSGSIRTAIDTGCGVASWGAYLLRRDILAMSFAPRDTHEAQVQFALERGVPAMIGIMASQRLPYPARAFDMAHCSRCLIPWYKFDGMYLIEVDRVLRPGGYWILSGPPIRWKRYWRGWERTQEDLKQEQDAIEGVAKSLCWKKVIEKNDLAIWQKPINHIECNKRKKVYKTPHICKSDNPDAAWYRNMETCITPLPEASSSDEVAGGALEKWPQRAFAIPPRISTGSIPGISAENFREDNELWKDRVTHYKRNLPLAQGRYRNIMDMNAYLGGFAAALVKYPVWVMNVVPANSNQDTLGVIYERGFIGTYQDWCEAFSTYPRTYDLIHAGGVFSIYQDRCDISYILLEMDRILRPEGTVIFRDTVEVLVKIKAITDGMRWKSQIMDHESGPFNPEKILVAVKNYWTGEATQKKN